One window of Watersipora subatra chromosome 3, tzWatSuba1.1, whole genome shotgun sequence genomic DNA carries:
- the LOC137390453 gene encoding uncharacterized protein: MEKGYVVKQGKRDDVIQGSMMSPTDPEHAIQKRSAEDDDISDDVLSQLSPGPPGRDGRDGRDGRVCEESDLTDLRMRVENLVNQTKSVVARPSDRHSDTDELLEEFNQTIGHRLLSLFQNNNIKLEEIEEQLQPDDERSKPSSAGSGGGSSYIRWGRKSCDNSSELLYTGLAAGHYFGHEGGSSEYTCLPSKPEYNSYLAGDQGNYIYGAEYQTSSNICSSRMHDQNVPCSRCYLPSRSTTIMIPAKRTCPTSWNKEYEGYLMSGHHTQKRAYSYVCMDKEPESLTGSHANTDGALFYFVQGSCNRLGYCPPYIDGAELTCVVCSK, from the exons ATGGAAAAAGGCTACGTGGTCAAGCAAGGAAAGCGTGATGACGTCATCCAG GGGTCAATGATGTCTCCTACCGATCCAGAACATGCCATACAGAAAAGATCAGCAGAAGACGATGATATCAGTGATGATGTGCTAAGTCAATTATCACCAG GACCTCCTGGAAGAGATGGCAGGGATGGTAGAGATGGTAGAGTTTGTGAAGAGTCAGATCTGACTGACCTAAGAATGAGGGTTGAGAACTTGGTAAACCAGACCAAGTCTGTTGTGGCACGACCATCTGATAGGCATTCTGACACTG ATGAACTCCTAGAAGAGTTTAACCAAACAATTGGCCATAGATTGCTGAGTCTCTTTCAAAATAACAACATAAAGTTGGAAGAAATTGAAGAGCAACTGCAGCCAGATGATGAGAGGAGCAAACCCTCTTCAGCCG GTTCTGGAGGAGGAAGCTCGTACATTAGATGGGGCAGGAAATCATGTGATAACTCTTCAGAGCTCCTCTACACAG GGCTAGCAGCAGGGCACTACTTTGGCCATGAAGGAGGGTCATCTGAGTATACATGTCTCCCTTCAAAGCCAGAGTATAACTCATATCTAGCAGGTGACCAGGGTAATTACATCTATGGAGCAGAGTACCAGACTAGCTCTAATATATGCTCTAGCCGTATGCATGACCAGAATGTACCCTGTTCCAGATGCTACCTCCCTAGTAGATCTACAACAATTATGATACCTGCTAAAAGAACGTGTCCAACATCTTGGAATAAG GAGTACGAAGGATATCTGATGTCAGGACACCACACTCAAAAAAGAGCATATAGCTATGTTTGTATGGACAAAGAACCAGAATCCTTAACTGGATCACATGCCAATACAGATGGAGCGCTGTTCTATTTTGTTCAAGGAAGCTGTAACCGGCTTGGATACTGCCCACCTTACATAGATGGAGCAGAACTAACTTGTGTTGTTTGTTCTAAATAG